CTCCTCGCGCTATTACGTTGTGTGTCGCCTCACGTCCAACCCAACGCCCGGGTACCAAAAGGCCTGCGAAGTCGCCAGCGAAAAACCAGACCGCCTTGGACCCCTTTTCCCACATTCGACGCCACAGTGCGACGGAGGCGGCCAGCGGGAGACAGAACTGGGTCGACATTGGACCACCCCGCTATGCTTAAGCAGCTGCCAGCCGCAGAATTACAACGGTCTGCAGGGCACCAATCAGGACTTGCCGGTGCCGCAGACCGCCAAGCTCGCGATGGAGGGGAAGCCAGGCAAGGAGACGGCGGGACGACTTGatgagaagggaggggagggggaggagaaaagAGCCCTGAGGTGCATGAGAGGCGTGTCGTGTCGTGCTTGTGCTGCAGGAAGCTGGCGCCCTGAAGCTTGTTCCCGCCTAGCCGAGCATCGATGCTGTTGACTGGTGTCAACGGTAGCAGCCCAAACAAGTCGAACCGTGAGTCTAGTTGCCTTTGGGTCGTGATTCAGAGACTGATATGATGTCGTGCTAAGTAGTTGTCATGTCTTTTTTTGGCTGGTGAACGTGAACATGCAGCGGCTGTGTCGCATGGCCACCCCTTCCATCACGCGCTCGTCCAACTTTAACAACAATAAAGCTCAGTGCCACcgactcttttttttccccttctcttttttctttctctttttgtCGCACAACGCTCCCCCGTGACGGCGAATCAGGTACGGGCTACTTCCTGCGCGTGCCAAATTGCTCCCCACGGCACCCCGAGTCAGTAGCCCACTTGGGGTGAGTCGGCTGTGACATGGGAGGTAATCTGGCATGAAggcgcgccgccgctgggAGCGGTCAAATGCCGACAGGCAGATCGACTCGCTTTACCGCTCTGCGCCTAGCTCCATTTCCCCTTCTCGCTGTCACGCTCGATATGATCAGAACTTGGAGGGGCACAGAGGAGGCCAAGTGGGGGAGGTCGACGAACACTCGAGGTTGCATCTGCCAATTGTCACTCTCGTGACCTCTCGAGGCCTAAGACAGTTTTCGTGAGCCCCAGGAAAGCATCTTGATCGGAGGATAATTAGCTAAACAAGTGGGGATGACGGCAGAGAAAAGCTTGACCCTTGCGAGCACACCTTGGAGTCTGGACGTCGGACGAGCTcgaaaaaaaagaaaggcgGCTGTCAGTGCCGTCTGGTCCGCCCCGCGAGTTCCGTTGACTTGGACGAGAGCGTTGAGAgtgtacacacacacatactaCTGTACCGCGTAGGCTCATTCACGTTGGTTGGATGGTTGGTTGGGGGCCAAGTGAGTGTCGGAAGCGGTCAGCAGTCGACGCCCGTTCAGTGTCTCGCCGGCTCGTCCGGGGCAGACGAGGAATGGTCTCAGTCGACAGCAAGACAGCGTTCCCCTCGGCGGAAGCACACTGTCCTGGGCCGGTTCCTCCCATTAGATGGGTTGTTATGTTTCGGGTCGAAAGGGATCGTCACCGCATGGGGCAAGACGACAAAGACGAGGGCGCATCAGAAAGGTCAATACGGCTGTGTATGGGGCCTGCCACGGGGCGAAAACAGCGATCGGGGGTCATTGGGCTCCAGCTGTCAGTCAAGCCATGTGGACTATATGCAAAGCAGGGCAAGGCAGGAAGGTTCTCTGGGTGACTGTGAGAGCTGACTGTGGTCTGTCTGGCCATGTCCGGCGCGACAACAATAGCCAGGTGGGCTGTGTGTGGTGGTCGTGGTGGATGGCGCGCCTCGATAGACCAAACGCCCAGACAGCTATGCATGCGGCATTCCGTGACTGGCCAAAGATCGACGCAGAAAACCAGACCCCAGGGCCCATGGCCACGCTTGATAGGAGGGGCGCTGACGAGAAGCTGCAGTTCCCTCGCAGCTGCTGAGGCACCGAAGCAGTGCTTACCGAGTATCTGTGGGCTCAGCAAATATATGTGATGGTGTGTTGTCAACCAAGAGACAAGACATGACGGGACGGGTGTGCATCGCTGCATACTGCATATAGGACTCACTCGTCTGCCATCGAGATGTGGAGTGATGGGTTAGAGACGAGTCCAGGCCCCACTGGCGATGCTCCCCCGTCTGTCTCGCCTTGATGCCATGGCAATGATGATGGCAGCCGGACAATGGCTGCCCTGGAATTGGGCGCTGCCCGCGGCGGTGCGTGGTCATGCTCTGTCAAGGCTAGCGTTGAGCCGGTCGACTTTAGAGTAGTGGGATAAGCCGCTAGTGCTCgtggcatcgtcgccagTATCTCTGCACGAAGCTTTTCACTGTGTGAGGGGTTCAAGGGGCCATGGCTCTCGGCTGCCAGGTCTCTCGGTTTCGTCCCCATGCTTCGTTCCGCGTGCGTGCCTCGTGCCTCACACGGGCGAGCGTTTTGACGTGACTCCTGGTTGTCGGCGTCGCACTACAGGTACATACACATTGTGGGACGACGGACCGCAGAGCGGCAGAGAGGCAGAACGCACGAAGTGGCACTGTACGAGtagggggaggggagcaTAAAACAACCTAGGGACAGGGCAGGAAGTAGTGAGTGAGTGCACTGTGTGGTCCCAAGACAGCGCTCAATGGGGCAATCCGAACGTGAGATTTTGGGGCGAATATATTTCCGTCGGATTGGCGGCGGTGCATGTGGAGGTGGCCGCTGTGATCGTCGCTATGCGGCTGGGgaacggcgatggcgatcGATCATTGGCGGTTGACGTCGAACTTCGGCAGGGGCGGACAGGCGATGGTTGTCGTGGTCGTGTCCTCGTGGCTCGCCTTCCTTGCGATAAGAGATTTTGAGTGCGCGGGGGTGGTGGGAGGAGCCGGGGGAGAGCCTGGTCAAAGTCTTGGGGCGACAAGGAAGCGGTGTTGTGAGAGGGTAGAAGCGAAGGCAGAGAGTAAAGTTGCTTTCAACATGtgcgatgacgacggcgaagcaTACGGGCAAGGCACGATGCGCTGATCTTGGAGAGATGCTCGACTTGAGAGGACGTGTCGCTCGCTCTCAGGCGATGCAGATGTCGAGGATGGCGCCAAGTCAGTCGGAAAGGACTGGAATGGACAATGAACGACAGGCGCCCGGGAGAGAATTCAGGAGAGGCATTGATTATCTGGAGAGGCGGTGCAACATCTCTACCGACTATCCGCCTGGGAGGGTCGGGTCGTTCATTATGCGAGCAGCGATGAAGTatgtcggcgaggaagattAACAGCATGGACAACGTCTCGGTGACGAGCGACAGAAGCCGTGAACCAGACGAAAGGCACAGCGAGAGGGAGAGcgacagagagagaagacgagAGAAGACAAGACGACGGGCAGCCGAAATAGGGACGAACGACGGGGATGTCCCCAGGGCCGGCGGACATGGCGGAGGGCGGATCGTCGTGTTAGGTAAAAGGCGGAAAGAAGAGTGATTCCGGGGGGCGGAGGTGAACGAAGTGTCAGGAGTGAAAagaaaggaggaagaagaaaaaggagatCCAATATTTGTGCCTGTATCCGCACCTACCGAAGGATCACGACGGTCAACGGGTGTTCCATGCGAAGAAGGAAGTAGCTGCAGCGCACGGAAGGCGCAAGGCAGGCGCGAGGCAGACAGGAAGGTGCaaagcaaggcaaggcaaggcaaggcaaggcaaggtGAGGCAGGTGCGAGGCACGAAGTTCGGTTTTGGTGCATTGAAATCGTCTGGCATTTTAGGGAAGGCACGACCACGATCCACGATGCAACAGCAGCACCTGTGCTCCTGGACCCAACAACGAACGTTGCAAAGTGTAAATCACAAGATGCAGGATGCAAGAACCTGACGGATACGCGGGTTTGCCTGGTGCTCTGTGTTTGCTTGCATTAGtgccagcatcagcatcagtATCagcatctgctgctgctgctgccgctggacGCGGGATTGATTTCTTGCCTTTGCTTGCGTGTTTTCCGTCCCGTCTGGGTCCGCTCCACAGCGTCCCGGGAGGCATGCCTACCGCCTGCACCCAGTCACTCGACTTTGCCTTAGGTACCTTGGGTACCTAAAGAGGTACCTACGTAGCAAGACTTCAGCAAGCTTCAACAACGGTGGTCCCCTGGAATTTCGCTTTCTTAGAACCCCCAGCTCCAGCGCAGTGCAGTCCCGAGAAAGCGGCTTGCAGCAACAACCCGCCTGGCGTTGCGGCATCATCGGCCGGGGTCACCGCGAGGTACTCGCGTGTCATGCGAAATTACCCCTTGGCCCGACCACAATTTGGCCGAAGAGCAAGTACTCACTGACTGGGCTGCCCAGGTTGAGAGATCCGAGATCCTGATCCTTATTCCTGATCCTGatcgagaggggggggagagaagcCTGAGTCTGAGAAGAATTTGGccccgtcgaggacgagtaTGACCACTCAGAGACGAGGGATTGCGGACAGTCCCATGAAAGCCCCACCATTGCGGCGCCACATCTGGTcaaggagagggggggaaagaagaagaggaacacTAAGCACAAGGCGATACGTACCGAGACCACCATAGATACctgaggtaggtaggtacttcAAGTACCTGAGGTACGGAGACCTCCGCCAAGAGCCAAACAGTGCGAGACTTCCCGATCCGCAACAGCCACCATCCCTGTTTATGtattttttcttcttttttcctcGACAGCTACTCGCATTCTTGATTAAAATAAACTCAAATGGAGCGAGACAGATAGACGCCTGGCTGTCCTGCCAATGTCAGTGTCCCAGTCTTGGCTTGGAGACAGAGAAAGGGGATGTGATGCAGTAACAAGGTGGTACTCCGTAAACCGAGCAaaaatagagagagagagaaaaaaagggggggggggggggggtcgataccctctctcctccctaTGTCCTCCATTCCATCCTACTTCTCCAGATCACAACTCGACATTCAGCATAGCATCATTCATATTTAGTGTACGGATGGATACTCCTCACTTCACACTCCGTACTGTACAATACCTGTTGCCACTCCAGAAGTAGGACAGGCCACATAGCTCGGCTCTTTGCCGAACCCGTGCAGTATCTGAATCTACGCACCATCCAGTGTGCAGCGTCCAGTGTGTGTCCAGTCTCCAGTGTCCAGTGCCCAGCATTCAGTGTCTAGTCCCCAGCGTTCAGCCCACTGAAAGAAGAGCTCCCCTACCTCTTCTGCGCTTACGCCGCTAGCTTCTTCTTTTCACACCTACCTACTTCGtccatcctctctctcccacatcttctttcttcctcctcttcctcccacTCTACACTACCTCAGTAAACTAAGTAAAGTTGATAGCGTCTCTCTATCTGGGTACCTGCAGTACTACTCTACTTTACCCCTCTCTTTTActattttttatttttttccttctcttttcctttccttaCCTTATTTCCCTTACCCGTCACTCCTTTTGAAAACCCCACCCCCCGAACCTTTCCCGACGCGAGTAATCCCCCTAAATCTCTGTTCCGTATCGGTACTACCTCAGGTACCTCGCAGTACCTACTCCGACTCACATACCCATAAGGTACCTTACCTTCCTAcacatacctacctacctacacaGACATactttcctttcctttcccaCCACACACAAACTTCCGCCGGTTCTCAGACCCGGAAAAAACAACAATCCAgcctccaacatcaccaccagaAAACATTGtcgtcaacatcatcaccaccaccaccaccaccaccaccacctcccccCCGACTGCCCGCCGCACCCGACGACGCATGAGGCCTCACGGAAATCCCCGGAGAATCCGTCGCTCTGCGCTCCCTTTTGCGTCGAGTGCCTAGTTTTCCACCCTCcaatccccccctcccggtCGCCTCTTGAGACGGGATCCCGATCCGATCCCTTCggccctcctccagcatcCAGACCAGTTCAAGTCGTGCTGCTGGCGCCCCCCGACCTGCCTTAACTAGGCTCCCGGGTCGGCGGACAGCAGAAATCGCTGCAGCGCATGCCTCGTGCTTCAACTTCCTCCAAGCGACAgcaaggcgccgccaacCAACGCGATACCAGGCACGAAAATGGCCTTGTAGGCCCCGCGAAGCGACTCTCCAACAAAAAGAGCCAGCCCTCTCTcgacgcctcggccgcccgcAACTCCCCCGACCAGAATGCCGCTGCCTCGGCCCTTCCCTCGTCTCTCTCCATCGGCAACGGTAACGccccctcgtcctcttccaaCGGCAACCGCCAGAAGACCCCGactcgcgccgccgccgccgccgctcctgctcctgctcccGCCCgcgactacgacgacgacgacgacgacgacgacgacaccatgGCCCCCGTCCACCGGAACCccgacgccaacgccaacgctGCTGCCAGGCGGCCTTCGCTAGGCGGCTGCTCCGAGACGTCGTCCTCTGACTCGCTCTCTTCGAACCTGCCCAACGCTGCCCTCGACGCGAGCCACCGCCAGATCGATGTCAACGCCACCAAGAACGCCGACGTCCATCGCGACCCCGGCGGCCCTGTCGAgttcgccgccaccgtcctgAGAGCATTGCCCCTCTACGACACTCTCGCCATTCTCATCCTGCTCATGCAGGTGCCTCCTGTCGCCCTCTCCGGCATCTACATGGTCTTTACCTTTCTCACCTTCGTGCCCCCCGTCACCACCAGCTCCGGGATGAACATTAACCTGGCCGAGATCTTTGACTACAACTCCACCATGCCCTccctcgtcaccgtcctcTGCATGGACGTCTTTATCCTGCTGGTCTGGCTGTTCCTGTGGCCCACCATGCAGCTTGCCATCCTCGACTTTGCAAAGCCCGTCATCGCTgccaccctcggcggcggatCCAATACGAGAGAGGGCGCCTCGAGAAGTGTCACTAcctgcttcttcctcgtcataGGCTCGCATCTGCTACGTGGCTCTAGGTTCCACTGGTCCCGCGCCGCCAAGTTCCTCCCTCCTAACTGGCGATTCTCccccgactcggacgaccCCTTAGAATCCCTGAGCCGCGGCTTCGACAAGAGAGGCCCGCATGGCTGGATCAAGAGCGTGCTTGCCATACATATCCTGACCCAGGGCATAGTACGGTACATCAGGGAGTGGTATttgaggagagagaaagggagctcgtcggcgcACAGCATAACGGACCCGGAAGCAGGCAAGCCCTACGCCAACGATGCGGCAGCCGACACGGGGTTTGCCACGCCCGACAGCGACACGACCTTTCAACAAAACGCAACAGTATCATCtacaaaaaagaaaagaaaacagaGCACGCAGGTGCGCCTGCAGCAGCCGCTGTGGGCCGCCCTGGCGAGCACCAAGATCGTCATGGTGAAGGAGTACGAGTTATCCCACGCCACATCCGAGTCGGCCGGCTCCAACGCCACCGATATCCATAACCTGGGGAATGCCCCCTTCGACAGCCAGGCCGAGCAGATCTGGATTTCCTACATCGGCCACGACGAGGTCTGCTTCAACACCAGTCACTTCCCCGACTGCCCGAGCGCTGCTTCTcctaccgccgccgccgccgccgccaacggaCACGTCCCGCGGCCGGCGGGAGTCGACACATCGAAGCCGTTTTACGTCCGAGTGAACAACGCATTCTGGCAGCCGACGCGCATCTTCCGCATCCAAGACGAAGAGCAAGATGAGCAGCCCGGCCAGCACCGGTGGTGCGGCGACATTTACGGGCTGCGGCCGTTGTCCAAGTACGTGTGCGAGTTTGTCGACACGCGCACGAACCGAGTCATCTTTTCCACAAGCATCCGCACCTCGTTCGCGGCCAACAGGGACCAGGAGGGCTCCATCAATCCGCCCGTCAGCACGCCGCAGTCGCTCCGCCCGGactcgccggcgacgacgctcAAGAGCACCATCAACGCCAACAACGAGCgcctggccgaggagaaaTCGAGGCTCAAGACGCTGCGCAAGGAGTGGAAGAACAAGATCAGCTCgctcaagaaggagaacgAACGGCTCGACAACGCGATCCAGTCGGCCGGCGGTAACGACGACAAGCACAGGCAGAAGATCATCCAGCAGGAGAACACCAAGGCCCAGTCAGAAAAGGAGATTGCCCAGCTCGAAGCGGATCTCAAGGCGTTTGAAACAGCACCGGAAGGATTCTACGAGCGCAAGAAACAGACGGAGAAAGAGTGGACtgccgagaaggccgtctTCGATGCGGCGTCCAAGGAGTTCAAGGAACacaaggccgccatcgccaaagccgtcaaggccaaggaggacgaGCAGGCAAGCATGCAGACCAAGCGCAACAAGATTGCGGCACGCATCGCCAAGGTGGACAACGAGCTCGGCCGCATCACGGACGCCAACAaccgcggcctcgacgaagccgaacGACGGCGCCAGGCGCGCGCCGCGTGGCAAGCCGAGACGTCTACGATTGAGAACAACTTCCGCGGCAGCATCGCCGACATCAAGACGGCCAACGCTCTGAAGCAAGAGCAGGTCAACGCcctgctgcagcagctccagGCTTACCACGAGCACATGAACTACGCCACGGCCGCGTCGATGCCCTTTGAGGTTCCCGAACACcactcggcggcgccccAGGGGGCGGCTACGGCGACATCAATGTCcatgtcgatggcgacgtacaacccggccgcgcccgccTGGACGCCGACTTCGGCCACCGCGGCCTCGCAGTACATGATGTCTGGGGCGTCCATGTGGCCCACGTCGATGATGACAGGGTCCGGGTCGGctctgccgctgccgacgaaCTCGACGCAGTCGGTCTGGGGATACCCTCCGCCGCACCACAGCATGGTGTCACTCAAGGCTAGAGGCCGGTCGTCATCGATGCTCAGCGACGTATCGGGATTCACGCAGTCCAGcaatggcgacgacgagttcCTGTCACTGCACAACACACCCGCGCAGCAGCCGATGGCCCAGCGCACGCCGGTGACGTTTGCCTTTACGCGGCGTCAGCgcagcgacggcgccgggtccggcggcagcagcgtgcacagcggcagcggcagcggcaacggcagcatGCGGGATCCGCAGAGCCCGGCTTGACGCGGTGGCGGTTGTTGGTCTACGGAAGAAGGGATGTCTGTTCTGTTTCTTGCTATTTTTCGGTAGTCGACTTTTTTGGACTGATGTGCTGGGAAACGAGTTGTTTGCTGAGTCTTCGCCGTACTTGTGGCGGCGTCTGTCCTCCTCTCTTTGTCATTGTGCCGTTCTCAACCACatgtgggggggggttaTGGCAATGGCAAAAAGGTAGACACGGCGGCGGTCCCGTATCGGATACCGGTAGCGATCTTGATCTCACGAAAATGGAAAAAGAAGTTGTGCCTTTGTTTATATTTTGAGCCTTTGTTTTGCTGTCACTTGTGTCGTGATATCTACCTGTGATGTGAGAGGACTTGCCTGAACTTCCACCTAACTTGGCTAAAGGAACTCCGAGAGGGGCCGTTCGTTCCGTCCCTCGGCTCGGTGCCGACCCGGACGGTTGCGTCGGCGGACGGGTGGGTCGTCTCGGTGCGGTCGGTCCCGGGTGGCGTCAGTCCCGGGTGGCGTCAGTCCCGGGTGGCGTCAGTCCCGGGTGGCGTCAGTCCCGGGAATCGTGAAGGTTGCGGGACCCTTTTCGACTCTCGACGTTTGCCGAAGAAGCGAAGCATTACTGGCGTAGATTTTTGGGGAGAGGGGGTTGGGTGTGCGTAATTTCAATGCATACTCGAATGACTCGAGGAAGGGtagcccctccccccctggCTTGTTCACATGTTTTTAGCTGCTATTGAGAACTACGTTGCTTGCGGTAGGAGAGAAGTGGACAACGAAAACACACAatcaagaagaaaaataCAAATACGACAGTTGTGGAATGGGAAcatgggggggagggctggcggcggcggcggcggcggtagcgTCGTTTCTCGGCGGCTACGCGCATATGGGCTGATGCTTGTATTGGTGGACAGGGCCAAAGATGCTGCTTCGGTATCGCGGTGGTTGGCTGGTTGGTCGGTCATGatttctcttttttcctttcgtTATCGCTGGGGATGCATATTGCTGCTTTCTGGAgtatgagagagagagaagtagGACCAGAACAGCTGATTTGCTGCACCCCCCTGTGCTTCCCACAAGCGACGACAGTGGCCAGGTCCGACGGCCTGTTTAATAATTTTTTTGCCTCCCTGAGTAGCATCTTTAGTCGTAACGAGATGCAGCGCCTGGCCGGGTcatgaggggggggggggggggggggggggggtggcgACCGGGGGTGTAAGTCGGGTTGGTTGGAccgggggagagggagatgggGGACTAAAGGCTTGGCTTTGATGGGCATGATGAGAGGTGCGGCTTTCGTGGGAGTTAGCGCGGCCATTGTgacccctctccctcttgtTTGGGTGGGATTCTGCATCCTGGTCTGATGCTAACGGCGGGATGGATTTGATGGAGGGAAGAAACAcagaggggagagagagagagagggagggacaGACAAGAGCGAGGTCATTCAAAAGCAGACAAGACAGGCGCCTTTCCTCCTACCCACCCCCCTATTAGCCGTATCGTGCCACCCGCGGCAGTAGAATAATGAGCGGTCTGCATGTCGCTTCGTCTTTGCTGACAAGCCTTTTTGACGAACCCCCGGCCTCGCATGTTATGGCTGAGCCTTCGACTACCTAAACGGGGGGGGAACAGCACTTTCAACTCTTGTCGACCGCCTACGTCTCACAACCGCAGGTGCTCCGGGTCCCGTCTATTCTTCGGTACTGATCCCTACCCGCAACCCGCCTCCGGCTCTGTGTCTACAGAGCTGTCAGGACTTTAGgcgggagaaggaagagCCGAACTGGCGGAGCGCAGCGTCTCTACTGCGTCCGCACGGCAGCGAAagcgaaagagagagaaagaaagacagGCATACCAGGTTGCAACTACATACTGTCCAAGTCTCAACTATCGCCAGCATTACCCTCCCGCGGCATCCTGGACCAACACCGCTTCATCCCCAGACTGCCCATCTCACCCTCACCGAGGAGAGAAAATCTCGAGAACGAATCCCCAGCAAAGCCCCCCAACGAGACACCGAACACCTGGCTACACGAAGCGGCCGCCTGCTTGTgtcgccctcccccccttcgtGCTCTCTCTAGACGGCCGCCTTGCGGGTGCCGGGGGCTCATTCTCGATCCCCCTCCCTGGTCTTGAACCCCCGCCCAGAGAAGAAAAACAGTCGAGGAGTCCGCGAAGAACCCGCATGCTTCTTTGACGTCTTGGCCTTTTTCCACTGTTGTAGTCCACTTTCCGGCAGATGACAACTGCCACTGCCTGCAGGAATACCACAACCCTCGCGCCAAGACTCAGTAGGAAGTGTCCTGCAAGTCGACCGAGACAGGTCGAAACACCAACTACAAGTCCCTCACCCCTACTTTGAAGTCGTTTCGAACGATATACACCGCATCCAGTGAGAGTGGCTGAATGACCTCGTTGCAATGGGCTTCTTCAACCGCAAGAAGGCCAGGAATACCGCCCCCGACCCGGTACCGGTGCCGATGCCGGTCAAGCCGGCGTCCTGCGTGAAGGCCCGGGCTCAGTATCACGCTTCACCGCCGCAAGTTTCTCAATATGTCACGTCAACAACTCAGACGCCGACGTACTGGCATCCTCAGCCGCAGCAACCGGGGCTATACCAGCACCCGCCTCCTCCGTATTaccacccgccgccgccgccgccgcagcagcagcaactcCAGGTCCAACAACATCGCCCCCAGGGATGGTCTCAGTATCCCCAGCACGGGCAGTACGCcgcgcccgtcgtcgtgaACCAGCACTACTACAACCTCCCtgcgccgacgtcgacggcgctggtgccgttccttcctcctcccgccgccgtcgccgccgccgcctccaccgtCAACACGAACCCCTACTCCTCG
This genomic interval from Colletotrichum higginsianum IMI 349063 chromosome 9, whole genome shotgun sequence contains the following:
- a CDS encoding ubiquitination network signaling protein → MPRASTSSKRQQGAANQRDTRHENGLVGPAKRLSNKKSQPSLDASAARNSPDQNAAASALPSSLSIGNGNAPSSSSNGNRQKTPTRAAAAAAPAPAPARDYDDDDDDDDDTMAPVHRNPDANANAAARRPSLGGCSETSSSDSLSSNLPNAALDASHRQIDVNATKNADVHRDPGGPVEFAATVLRALPLYDTLAILILLMQVPPVALSGIYMVFTFLTFVPPVTTSSGMNINLAEIFDYNSTMPSLVTVLCMDVFILLVWLFLWPTMQLAILDFAKPVIAATLGGGSNTREGASRSVTTCFFLVIGSHLLRGSRFHWSRAAKFLPPNWRFSPDSDDPLESLSRGFDKRGPHGWIKSVLAIHILTQGIVRYIREWYLRREKGSSSAHSITDPEAGKPYANDAAADTGFATPDSDTTFQQNATVSSTKKKRKQSTQVRLQQPLWAALASTKIVMVKEYELSHATSESAGSNATDIHNLGNAPFDSQAEQIWISYIGHDEVCFNTSHFPDCPSAASPTAAAAAANGHVPRPAGVDTSKPFYVRVNNAFWQPTRIFRIQDEEQDEQPGQHRWCGDIYGLRPLSKYVCEFVDTRTNRVIFSTSIRTSFAANRDQEGSINPPVSTPQSLRPDSPATTLKSTINANNERLAEEKSRLKTLRKEWKNKISSLKKENERLDNAIQSAGGNDDKHRQKIIQQENTKAQSEKEIAQLEADLKAFETAPEGFYERKKQTEKEWTAEKAVFDAASKEFKEHKAAIAKAVKAKEDEQASMQTKRNKIAARIAKVDNELGRITDANNRGLDEAERRRQARAAWQAETSTIENNFRGSIADIKTANALKQEQVNALLQQLQAYHEHMNYATAASMPFEVPEHHSAAPQGAATATSMSMSMATYNPAAPAWTPTSATAASQYMMSGASMWPTSMMTGSGSALPLPTNSTQSVWGYPPPHHSMVSLKARGRSSSMLSDVSGFTQSSNGDDEFLSLHNTPAQQPMAQRTPVTFAFTRRQRSDGAGSGGSSVHSGSGSGNGSMRDPQSPA